In Numidum massiliense, a single genomic region encodes these proteins:
- a CDS encoding superoxide dismutase: MDDLAVVGRQLEQLITWCYRKQAMLTYFERGAPIAQGDTPLHEQKISDWQRDVEHLLQRAVYLRHALSREGATDRIVHMNAQLLSRAKLLRDSLKDFLRTKRPLTDKRTQPKLPDSQQLGEQKEVARGVASSDIERTRGVASVDTGGIRESLSTETDAGGAASTRDVSKGDASNADGTALRPVPLGKHVLPPLPYAYNALEPYIDEETMHLHHDKHHQSYVNGLNKAEIEMARARKNGDFSLIKHWEREAAFNGAGHYLHTIFWNNMSPAGGRKPAGAIAAEIARTFGGFQPFKKHFSASAEKVEGSGWTLLVWVPRAQHCEILQAEKHQNLSQQDVVPLLVLDVWEHAYYLKYKSDRAAYIKAWWNIVNWENVDDRFETARRLRWQPF, encoded by the coding sequence TTGGACGATCTGGCAGTAGTAGGAAGGCAACTGGAGCAATTGATCACCTGGTGTTACCGCAAGCAAGCGATGCTCACCTATTTTGAGCGGGGAGCCCCGATCGCGCAAGGAGACACTCCTTTGCACGAGCAAAAAATTAGCGACTGGCAGCGGGACGTCGAACACCTGTTGCAGCGCGCCGTTTACTTGCGACACGCCCTATCGCGCGAAGGGGCTACTGATCGCATCGTTCACATGAACGCGCAATTATTGTCACGAGCGAAACTGCTACGGGATAGCCTTAAAGATTTTTTACGGACTAAAAGACCGCTTACGGATAAGAGGACGCAGCCGAAACTGCCCGACAGCCAGCAACTCGGGGAGCAGAAGGAGGTTGCGAGAGGTGTAGCGTCTTCCGATATTGAGCGCACGAGGGGCGTAGCGTCGGTAGATACAGGCGGCATTAGGGAGTCTTTATCCACCGAGACTGACGCTGGCGGAGCAGCATCGACAAGAGACGTGAGCAAAGGCGATGCATCTAACGCCGACGGGACAGCCCTTCGCCCGGTTCCTCTCGGAAAACACGTGCTGCCTCCCCTTCCGTACGCGTACAACGCGCTAGAGCCTTACATCGATGAGGAGACGATGCATTTACACCACGACAAACACCACCAATCGTATGTGAACGGTCTGAATAAGGCGGAGATCGAAATGGCGCGCGCCCGCAAAAACGGCGATTTTTCACTTATAAAACATTGGGAACGCGAGGCGGCATTTAATGGCGCCGGACATTATTTACACACAATCTTCTGGAATAATATGAGCCCGGCTGGTGGCAGGAAGCCGGCGGGAGCCATTGCAGCGGAAATTGCGCGCACCTTTGGCGGTTTTCAACCGTTTAAAAAACACTTTTCCGCTTCCGCCGAAAAGGTGGAAGGGTCGGGCTGGACACTGCTCGTATGGGTGCCGCGCGCACAGCATTGCGAAATATTACAGGCAGAAAAACACCAAAACTTGTCGCAGCAGGACGTCGTTCCTTTACTCGTATTAGATGTATGGGAACACGCGTACTACCTAAAGTACAAAAGCGACCGAGCCGCTTATATCAAAGCGTGGTGGAACATCGTCAACTGGGAAAACGTCGACGACCGCTTCGAGACGGCGCGGCGCCTCAGGTGGCAACCTTTTTAA
- a CDS encoding bifunctional metallophosphatase/5'-nucleotidase, whose amino-acid sequence MKKFVSLLLVCVLLFAVGCAADSGQASDDKEPANTEQNADSGKEAKDKKADEKAKDEKSDGEWQLTVLHTNDTHGHLENVPRRFTAVKEIRKEVENAILVDAGDVFSGTLYFTKFFGLADRDFMEKLGYDAMVPGNHEFDKGPKKFAEFVDQAGFPLVSANIDYSAEPTLKDLFVDEIAAQKDGYGGKIYPAVVLDVNGEKVGVLGLTTEETVTLASPGKKLKFNSVVEAAQQAVAKLEEQGVHKIIALTHLGHTEDLALADAVDGIDVIVGGHSHTKVDEPVVVEKDNGPTVVVQADEWGNFLGRLDVTFDKDGKLTKWNGKLIDINEQDKDEKFVIADDEEAQAALDEYTKELEKMTKQVVGRTKVDLDGERDHVRTQETNLANLIADSILWKAKDHGATLAIHNGGNVRASISKGDITLGDIRTVQPFENMLVTVELTGQQVMDALEHGVSEVEEGHGGFPQVSGMRYEFDSSQPAGERLLKVEVKKGKTYAPIDPKATYDVVTNSFLADGGDGYDMLKKAKDDGKLKELYFVDYEVFMEYLKEVGEVNPQVEGRIIDVSAVEKAS is encoded by the coding sequence ATGAAGAAGTTTGTTAGCTTGCTTTTAGTATGCGTCCTCTTATTCGCCGTCGGTTGTGCCGCCGACAGCGGGCAAGCTTCCGACGACAAAGAGCCTGCAAACACGGAACAAAATGCCGACAGCGGTAAGGAAGCGAAGGATAAAAAAGCGGATGAAAAAGCGAAAGACGAGAAAAGTGACGGCGAATGGCAACTGACAGTTCTTCATACGAACGACACACACGGGCATTTAGAAAACGTGCCGCGTCGCTTTACCGCAGTGAAAGAGATTAGAAAGGAAGTTGAAAACGCTATTCTCGTGGACGCGGGCGACGTGTTCTCCGGAACGCTTTATTTTACGAAGTTTTTCGGGTTAGCTGACCGTGACTTCATGGAAAAGCTCGGCTACGATGCGATGGTGCCCGGTAATCACGAATTTGATAAAGGACCGAAGAAATTTGCTGAGTTTGTCGACCAAGCCGGTTTTCCGCTCGTGAGCGCGAACATCGATTACAGCGCCGAACCGACGCTGAAAGACCTGTTCGTCGATGAAATTGCCGCACAAAAAGACGGTTACGGCGGGAAAATTTACCCGGCGGTCGTGTTAGATGTAAACGGGGAGAAAGTCGGCGTCCTCGGTTTGACGACCGAAGAAACAGTCACTCTCGCAAGCCCCGGGAAAAAGCTTAAGTTTAACAGTGTCGTAGAGGCCGCGCAACAAGCGGTTGCGAAGCTGGAAGAACAGGGTGTACATAAAATTATCGCCCTTACTCACCTCGGACATACCGAAGACCTCGCGCTAGCGGATGCGGTCGACGGCATCGACGTGATCGTCGGCGGCCACTCGCATACGAAAGTTGACGAACCGGTTGTCGTAGAAAAGGACAACGGTCCGACGGTCGTCGTGCAAGCGGACGAGTGGGGGAATTTCCTTGGTCGGCTCGATGTGACATTTGATAAAGACGGCAAGCTGACGAAGTGGAACGGGAAACTGATCGACATTAACGAGCAAGATAAAGACGAGAAGTTCGTGATTGCCGATGATGAGGAAGCCCAGGCAGCGCTCGACGAATACACGAAAGAACTGGAAAAGATGACGAAGCAAGTCGTCGGTAGAACCAAAGTCGACCTCGACGGCGAACGGGATCACGTCCGTACGCAAGAGACGAACCTTGCCAACTTAATCGCGGACAGTATCTTGTGGAAGGCGAAAGACCACGGTGCGACCCTCGCCATTCACAACGGCGGTAATGTGCGTGCCTCCATCTCGAAGGGCGACATTACATTAGGCGACATTCGCACAGTACAACCGTTTGAAAATATGCTAGTAACGGTTGAATTAACCGGGCAACAAGTGATGGATGCGTTAGAGCACGGCGTCTCGGAAGTGGAAGAAGGGCACGGCGGATTCCCGCAAGTTTCCGGAATGCGCTACGAATTCGATTCGAGTCAACCGGCTGGCGAACGATTGTTGAAGGTCGAAGTGAAAAAAGGGAAAACTTACGCGCCGATCGATCCGAAAGCGACATATGACGTCGTGACGAACTCGTTCTTGGCAGACGGGGGTGACGGTTACGACATGCTGAAAAAGGCGAAAGACGACGGCAAACTGAAAGAACTGTACTTCGTCGACTATGAAGTGTTTATGGAGTACTTAAAAGAAGTCGGTGAAGTGAACCCGCAAGTCGAAGGCCGCATCATCGACGTTTCCGCCGTCGAAAAAGCGAGCTAA
- a CDS encoding ATP-dependent DNA helicase yields the protein MIWKNGDGVKRLEQVIRKLQDIYPGFEVREAQRRMMETMYKAMIGQEKCAIHAPTGVGKSLGYLIPYVAVKLQRPNFKMTVSTYTIHLQEQLKKEIALMQKLYALLQPSRSEQRTLSVVTWKGKANYYCEARADQVAPFVTEAKEKAQFTRLWERMGELRAAGEKLDRQHVGFPIADRVWQRVNVEHCDKQDCQLRRGCTYYQHYVSDKWDLLILNHALYFTYQLYVEPWEADFSVFDEAHHLPKVLIEAATYSLSYDRIVRWVQQGGRLARMHGYDGREAEEWEQRFLTHEAVLRFKRGEGSIQARMREQTLIFKSSGFREAVGNLSEWQKNMYHSLTKDTLPESREDLEKDDGRKKNGTYEDAETERLAKEKDSWVLQLLELKEFQGLLNHPASLLWAEQTGQQTLLFHVSPQSMSYFTEPLFVEGVSFTSGTLGQDGSCQAFAEALRVPLDRDEVLPTPFPLAERTRVYVSSRVHPKAPTYREDLAAEIMGLLRAGELKTFVLFSSIQLMHDQYERLRRDIEALPSELPIRVWLQDRYNKEEVIASFANREEKSVLFGSLSFFEGVDLRGDSLTQVILTRLPYAYFRHPIQRILNRNGNYSEWEAVLRFEQAYGRLMRRMDDYGTFAILDQRYRRHPAFGRLFAAEGVKIVSSTAEIAAFYEEIARARARQKRAADS from the coding sequence ATGATATGGAAAAACGGTGATGGCGTGAAACGACTGGAACAAGTCATACGAAAACTACAGGACATCTATCCCGGTTTTGAAGTGCGCGAGGCACAGCGGCGCATGATGGAGACGATGTACAAAGCGATGATCGGGCAGGAGAAGTGTGCGATCCACGCCCCGACTGGCGTCGGTAAAAGTTTGGGATACCTCATCCCGTACGTCGCAGTGAAATTGCAGCGGCCTAATTTTAAAATGACGGTTAGTACGTATACGATTCACTTACAAGAACAGCTAAAAAAGGAAATCGCCCTGATGCAAAAATTGTATGCATTGCTGCAACCGTCAAGAAGTGAGCAGCGAACGCTAAGCGTCGTCACATGGAAAGGAAAGGCGAACTACTACTGTGAGGCGCGGGCCGATCAGGTGGCGCCCTTCGTGACGGAAGCGAAAGAGAAGGCTCAGTTTACGCGCTTGTGGGAGCGGATGGGGGAGCTGCGTGCAGCTGGGGAAAAGTTAGATCGACAACATGTTGGCTTTCCGATTGCGGACCGCGTGTGGCAAAGGGTTAACGTCGAACATTGCGACAAGCAGGACTGCCAGTTGCGCCGTGGCTGTACGTACTACCAGCATTACGTGAGCGACAAATGGGACCTGCTCATTTTGAACCACGCGCTGTACTTCACGTACCAGTTGTATGTAGAACCGTGGGAAGCCGATTTTTCTGTATTTGACGAGGCGCACCACTTGCCAAAAGTGTTGATCGAGGCGGCGACGTATTCCTTGTCGTACGACCGCATCGTGCGCTGGGTACAACAAGGTGGTCGGCTGGCGCGAATGCACGGTTACGATGGGCGCGAGGCAGAAGAGTGGGAACAGCGTTTTCTCACGCACGAGGCGGTGCTGCGTTTCAAGCGCGGTGAAGGGAGCATTCAAGCGCGCATGCGCGAACAGACGCTCATCTTCAAGTCGTCCGGATTCCGTGAAGCAGTGGGAAATTTAAGTGAGTGGCAAAAAAATATGTACCATAGTTTAACGAAAGATACGCTGCCCGAGTCGCGGGAAGATCTAGAGAAAGACGACGGACGGAAAAAAAACGGCACATATGAAGACGCTGAAACCGAGCGGTTGGCGAAAGAAAAGGATAGCTGGGTGTTGCAACTGCTGGAACTAAAGGAATTTCAAGGCTTATTGAATCATCCAGCGAGCTTGCTGTGGGCGGAGCAAACGGGGCAGCAAACGCTCCTCTTCCACGTGAGTCCGCAAAGTATGAGTTATTTTACCGAGCCACTGTTCGTGGAAGGGGTCAGTTTTACGTCGGGCACATTAGGACAAGACGGTTCGTGTCAAGCGTTTGCCGAAGCACTGCGCGTGCCCCTCGACCGGGACGAGGTGTTGCCGACGCCCTTTCCGTTAGCGGAGCGCACACGTGTATACGTCTCTTCGCGCGTACATCCGAAAGCGCCGACGTACCGGGAAGACTTAGCGGCAGAAATTATGGGGTTGTTGCGAGCAGGAGAATTAAAGACGTTCGTCCTCTTTTCTTCCATTCAACTGATGCACGACCAGTACGAGCGGCTACGGCGTGACATCGAAGCGTTGCCGTCCGAGTTACCGATTCGCGTCTGGCTACAAGACAGGTACAACAAAGAAGAAGTGATTGCCTCGTTCGCTAACCGGGAAGAAAAAAGTGTCCTCTTCGGCTCACTGTCGTTTTTTGAAGGAGTCGACTTACGCGGGGACAGTTTGACGCAAGTCATTCTGACGCGACTGCCGTACGCCTACTTTCGTCATCCGATCCAGCGCATCTTAAACCGGAACGGCAACTACTCGGAATGGGAAGCGGTGCTGCGCTTCGAGCAGGCGTATGGCCGCCTCATGCGGCGAATGGACGATTACGGCACCTTTGCCATTTTGGATCAGCGCTACCGCCGCCATCCGGCCTTCGGGCGCTTGTTCGCGGCTGAAGGGGTTAAGATCGTGTCCTCGACCGCGGAAATTGCCGCATTTTACGAAGAAATTGCGAGGGCGCGAGCAAGACAGAAACGGGCGGCCGATTCCTAG
- a CDS encoding PH domain-containing protein, translating into MCEPRRLHPAGIVILIIEQIRLWFIPAIFALSWLGKRLVNWGVSLWWLTAIGTFLVLLAVVYGYLAWRRYTYRIEGGELRLVQGVLFRTRSSIPLQRIQSVDSIQGVVHRLLRVVKIRVETAGGAGPEAEIAAISRAEADLLRQALTAKRRRHRAAVAEVGSEDGEGIEATERGEGGEGNEGHAGGVNGVARDDAYKSITSGSVTDVRSIESTPTYERQITRRELFLLGATSGSIGVIFSLIGGLLSKIDDILPNVNVYDRFFGMFKVFGDSITVLFIAIPAALLIAWGVAIVTMAIRYGQFRLQSTGEGLVIERGLLERRRLTIPHKRIQAVRVVEGVLRQPFGYATVHIESAGYGSDDSESTILFPLLKRDEVAAFLREVTPEFAVDGFYEQHARHRLPRRALMRQLRRWLFVSVLPAGVMTYFLFPWGALSLIIIPFALLYGWAVFRDASWVYCEERLVLCTRRVARTMAIVTHRRVQSAQIRQSYFQRRKYLATFEVDVASGIGKKTFSIADIEADEGAILLDWASHERRQARDDRESDCAHDVNSQADHSLGG; encoded by the coding sequence ATGTGTGAGCCGCGCCGTCTGCATCCAGCTGGTATCGTCATTCTCATAATCGAGCAAATTCGCTTATGGTTCATTCCAGCGATCTTTGCCTTATCGTGGCTCGGGAAGCGGTTGGTCAATTGGGGTGTTAGTTTGTGGTGGTTAACCGCGATCGGTACCTTTTTAGTCTTGCTCGCGGTTGTCTACGGGTATCTCGCTTGGCGACGGTATACGTATCGCATTGAGGGCGGCGAACTGCGACTCGTGCAAGGTGTGTTGTTCCGCACGCGCAGTTCGATTCCGCTGCAACGCATTCAATCCGTCGATTCTATCCAAGGGGTTGTGCATCGGCTTCTTAGAGTTGTAAAAATACGGGTGGAGACGGCAGGGGGGGCTGGTCCTGAAGCGGAAATTGCCGCCATTTCACGCGCGGAGGCCGATCTCCTGCGGCAAGCGTTAACGGCTAAACGGCGTAGACATCGTGCGGCGGTTGCAGAGGTAGGCAGCGAAGACGGCGAAGGTATCGAAGCTACCGAGCGTGGCGAAGGTGGCGAGGGTAACGAAGGTCACGCGGGTGGCGTGAATGGTGTCGCGCGCGACGATGCATATAAAAGTATAACGAGTGGGAGTGTCACAGACGTCCGTTCAATAGAAAGCACACCTACGTATGAACGCCAAATAACGCGACGGGAACTGTTCCTGCTCGGGGCGACCTCGGGAAGTATCGGCGTCATTTTTTCTTTGATCGGCGGGCTACTTTCTAAAATCGATGACATTTTGCCGAACGTCAACGTATATGACCGCTTTTTCGGCATGTTTAAGGTATTTGGTGACTCTATCACGGTTTTGTTTATCGCGATCCCCGCTGCGCTTCTCATCGCTTGGGGTGTCGCGATCGTTACTATGGCCATAAGATACGGTCAATTCCGTCTACAGAGTACAGGAGAAGGTCTCGTTATCGAACGCGGGTTGCTTGAGCGGCGCCGCTTGACAATTCCGCATAAGCGCATCCAAGCGGTTCGCGTCGTCGAAGGCGTATTACGTCAACCGTTTGGCTATGCGACTGTTCATATTGAGAGTGCTGGCTACGGTTCGGACGACAGTGAATCGACGATATTATTCCCGTTGTTGAAACGAGATGAGGTCGCAGCGTTTTTACGCGAGGTTACCCCTGAATTCGCAGTCGACGGCTTTTATGAACAACATGCACGGCACCGTCTGCCGCGCCGCGCCTTGATGCGTCAGCTCAGAAGATGGTTATTCGTCTCTGTGCTGCCCGCAGGTGTTATGACGTACTTTCTTTTCCCGTGGGGTGCGCTCTCGCTCATCATCATCCCATTCGCGTTGTTGTACGGATGGGCGGTGTTTCGCGACGCTAGTTGGGTCTATTGCGAGGAACGGCTTGTCCTCTGCACGCGGCGGGTCGCGCGCACAATGGCCATTGTCACACACCGCCGCGTGCAATCGGCGCAAATAAGACAATCGTACTTCCAACGGCGGAAGTACCTGGCCACCTTTGAAGTCGATGTCGCCTCCGGGATCGGCAAGAAAACATTTAGCATTGCGGACATTGAAGCCGACGAAGGTGCCATCTTACTCGACTGGGCTAGTCATGAACGTAGGCAAGCGCGTGACGACCGTGAAAGTGATTGCGCCCACGACGTTAACAGTCAAGCCGACCATAGCTTAGGAGGCTAG
- a CDS encoding PH domain-containing protein, whose protein sequence is MRPEPSERIDPRAVKVWRIAGGIVSSILVLGALILVYMASFHGWWWIFSAAAGVLAIIYTLIGVVIAPTIRWRRWRYEITEREIDLRHGVFFIKRTLIPMVRVQHVDTSQGPLMRRYGLATVSVSTAAGEHEIPALTVEAADALRDQIAELAGVADDV, encoded by the coding sequence ATGCGTCCTGAACCGAGCGAGCGCATCGACCCCCGCGCCGTGAAAGTATGGCGTATTGCGGGTGGGATCGTTTCCTCCATCCTCGTGCTGGGCGCCCTCATTTTAGTGTATATGGCGTCTTTCCACGGTTGGTGGTGGATTTTTTCTGCCGCTGCCGGTGTATTAGCTATTATTTATACGCTTATTGGGGTTGTAATCGCCCCGACGATTCGCTGGCGGCGATGGCGCTATGAAATTACAGAACGGGAAATTGATTTGCGACACGGCGTCTTTTTTATTAAGCGGACGCTCATACCGATGGTACGCGTGCAGCACGTCGATACGTCGCAAGGACCGCTTATGCGACGTTATGGATTGGCTACTGTGTCCGTTTCTACAGCGGCTGGCGAGCACGAAATTCCGGCATTGACGGTGGAAGCGGCAGACGCCTTGCGCGATCAAATAGCTGAACTTGCGGGAGTGGCTGACGATGTGTGA
- a CDS encoding ECF transporter S component yields MVKLVLISLLSSIAFIMQYLDFPLPPFPPYLKVDFSDVPALFAGFMFGPWIGVLVEFLKNTLHFLFSGSETGIPIGNISNFIAGSVFVVSVVLTARRMNGIKGVVAGFVVGTLVMAALLAVMNYYVLFPAYAYLLNMPFEADKLVGIVLYGITPFNVIKGLLIALVFVPIYMRLQPRLQRRIMG; encoded by the coding sequence TTGGTGAAGTTAGTCCTCATTTCACTGTTGTCTTCCATTGCGTTTATTATGCAGTATTTAGATTTCCCGCTACCGCCGTTTCCACCTTACCTCAAGGTGGACTTTAGCGACGTACCCGCGCTATTCGCCGGGTTTATGTTCGGGCCGTGGATCGGTGTGCTCGTCGAGTTCTTGAAAAATACGTTGCACTTCCTTTTTTCCGGTAGCGAGACAGGTATTCCAATCGGTAATATTTCTAACTTTATCGCCGGCAGTGTGTTCGTCGTCTCTGTCGTCTTGACGGCACGGCGTATGAACGGCATCAAAGGTGTCGTCGCCGGTTTCGTCGTAGGTACGCTGGTCATGGCGGCGCTACTCGCGGTTATGAACTACTACGTGCTCTTCCCCGCTTACGCCTATTTACTCAATATGCCTTTCGAAGCGGATAAATTAGTTGGGATTGTTTTGTACGGGATTACCCCGTTTAACGTGATTAAAGGGCTGCTGATCGCCTTAGTGTTCGTTCCTATTTATATGAGGTTACAACCGCGGCTCCAACGTCGCATAATGGGTTAA
- a CDS encoding M42 family metallopeptidase, with amino-acid sequence MCSVDKDLEVLKQLTEADGAPGFEDDVRAIVKQHIEGVTHDIYTDHLGSIVGKIGNRGPKVMLAGHLDEVAFMVAKITDKGYLRLQPLGGWWEHVMLSQRVKIKGRERDIIGVIGSKPPHVLPPDERKSVVKKEHMFIDIGVSSRAEAEAAGVEVGDPVIPICPFTQMANPKFLLGKAMDNRTGCYMALELLKRCKELELPNQIYSGATVQEEVGLRGATTLVQTIKPDIALALDVGVAEDTPGMESEEKIELGKGPLIAFYDATMVPHRALRDTIVRIAKKEHIPYQVELMGGGGTDAGKFHLYGEGVPSLVIGVPARYIHSHGSVVHRDDLDNGIKLVQAFLQRLDDEMLKAILDNRVTV; translated from the coding sequence GTGTGCAGTGTGGACAAAGATTTAGAAGTTCTGAAACAACTTACGGAGGCGGACGGCGCACCCGGTTTCGAGGATGACGTTCGCGCGATTGTGAAGCAGCACATCGAAGGTGTCACGCACGACATTTACACCGACCACCTCGGCAGCATCGTCGGGAAAATCGGCAACCGCGGGCCGAAGGTGATGTTGGCCGGCCATCTGGACGAAGTCGCATTTATGGTAGCAAAAATTACCGACAAAGGCTACTTGCGCCTGCAGCCGCTCGGGGGCTGGTGGGAGCACGTCATGTTGTCACAGCGGGTAAAAATTAAAGGCCGCGAGCGAGACATTATCGGCGTCATCGGTTCTAAACCGCCTCACGTCTTACCCCCAGACGAACGCAAAAGTGTTGTCAAAAAGGAACATATGTTTATCGACATCGGGGTAAGTAGTAGAGCCGAAGCAGAAGCAGCGGGGGTCGAAGTCGGCGACCCGGTCATCCCGATCTGTCCCTTTACGCAAATGGCTAATCCGAAGTTTTTACTAGGAAAGGCGATGGACAACCGTACCGGTTGTTACATGGCGCTGGAGCTGCTTAAACGGTGCAAGGAGCTCGAGCTCCCCAATCAAATTTACTCCGGGGCGACGGTACAAGAAGAAGTCGGACTGCGGGGGGCGACGACACTCGTGCAGACAATCAAACCGGACATCGCCCTCGCGCTCGACGTCGGCGTCGCCGAAGATACGCCGGGTATGGAATCGGAGGAGAAAATTGAATTAGGAAAAGGCCCGTTGATTGCGTTTTACGACGCGACGATGGTGCCGCACCGGGCACTGCGCGACACGATCGTGCGCATCGCCAAAAAAGAGCACATTCCGTATCAAGTAGAATTGATGGGTGGCGGCGGTACCGATGCGGGTAAATTCCACCTATACGGTGAGGGCGTGCCTTCGCTCGTCATCGGCGTCCCAGCAAGATACATTCATAGTCACGGCTCAGTCGTACACCGCGACGATCTCGACAACGGTATTAAACTCGTGCAGGCGTTTTTGCAGCGGTTAGACGATGAGATGCTAAAAGCGATATTAGACAACCGCGTCACTGTTTAA
- a CDS encoding SDR family oxidoreductase encodes MTLQNKVAIVTGASRGIGEAVAKAFAREGVDLALIARNESELQQVSADIREKGRDCLVIPTDVRNEDEICGAVRRTLDHYGKIDILVNNAGIGLFKPVQDTALDEWNCVLATNLTAPFLFSREVLPTMVERGQGQIINISSDVGKRTIPKGAAYCASKFGIHAFSGALAKEVRKLGIKVGVISPGMTDTYFNESEQGDPEKKGWLLAEDIAEAVVFMASRPRHALIDELEIHPIIQEY; translated from the coding sequence ATGACATTGCAGAACAAGGTGGCAATCGTCACCGGAGCTAGTCGCGGGATCGGCGAAGCAGTCGCTAAAGCTTTCGCCCGTGAAGGGGTCGATTTAGCGCTCATTGCCAGAAACGAGTCGGAGCTACAACAAGTTTCGGCAGACATACGTGAAAAGGGCCGCGATTGCCTCGTTATCCCGACAGATGTAAGAAATGAGGACGAAATTTGTGGCGCTGTCCGCAGGACGCTCGATCATTACGGAAAAATTGACATTTTAGTGAATAACGCCGGCATCGGTCTTTTTAAACCGGTACAAGATACTGCGCTCGACGAGTGGAATTGCGTGCTCGCCACTAACTTGACGGCGCCTTTTCTGTTTTCACGTGAGGTACTGCCGACGATGGTTGAACGGGGACAAGGGCAAATTATCAACATTTCCTCGGACGTAGGCAAACGGACGATACCGAAAGGGGCCGCTTACTGTGCGAGCAAATTCGGCATCCATGCCTTTAGTGGTGCACTGGCAAAAGAAGTGCGTAAGCTCGGCATTAAAGTCGGCGTGATCAGTCCGGGGATGACCGATACATATTTTAATGAGAGCGAGCAAGGCGATCCGGAAAAAAAAGGCTGGTTACTCGCCGAAGATATCGCGGAAGCTGTCGTTTTTATGGCCAGCAGACCGCGTCACGCGCTCATCGATGAATTGGAAATTCATCCGATTATTCAAGAATATTAG
- a CDS encoding FUSC family protein encodes MKIGARILKTGIAVGLALYISHFLGLQPITLAGIAACVTVQPSLYRSWQNSLQQIQANIVGAVIGVALAMLLGTQPYVIALGVVIAIGINIQLKFHKSIPLAMVTVLAIMGSPSEAFWEVAADRFLLLFIGVISSILINVFFPPRHEKRLMKELGALQEQIVLHLRLLTETERAGRQVHEDIKKMAERFEELEQLYALFWEENRYRRQVFSRRTRKLLVMRQMVTTCKEGIDTLQYVEKHQREWEQHDVARFLINEELQKLAAYLEKVFLKYEGRIRTHGDHQQEIEEAEDVLTLADVLDTIESRQLLLRVLPVVVHLEDYWQQLERLDRTIEYYVRSQQEELSQPKA; translated from the coding sequence GTGAAAATAGGAGCTCGCATTCTCAAGACAGGGATCGCTGTCGGACTAGCTCTGTACATTAGTCATTTTTTAGGTTTGCAGCCGATTACGTTAGCAGGGATAGCCGCCTGCGTGACCGTACAGCCGTCACTTTACCGTTCTTGGCAAAACAGTTTACAACAGATTCAGGCAAACATTGTCGGTGCCGTCATCGGTGTTGCCTTGGCCATGCTGCTAGGGACACAGCCGTACGTCATTGCGCTCGGCGTCGTCATCGCCATCGGTATTAACATCCAATTAAAGTTCCATAAAAGTATACCTTTAGCGATGGTGACGGTACTCGCCATTATGGGCAGCCCGTCAGAGGCGTTTTGGGAAGTCGCAGCGGACCGTTTTCTCCTTCTGTTTATCGGCGTTATTTCGTCGATACTCATCAACGTTTTTTTTCCGCCACGTCACGAAAAACGTCTCATGAAAGAGCTCGGTGCACTGCAAGAACAAATCGTGCTCCATTTGCGCTTACTGACTGAAACAGAACGGGCCGGACGTCAAGTACACGAAGACATCAAAAAAATGGCGGAGCGTTTCGAAGAACTAGAGCAATTGTACGCGTTGTTCTGGGAGGAAAACCGTTACCGAAGGCAAGTCTTTTCCCGGCGGACGCGGAAGCTATTAGTGATGCGGCAAATGGTAACGACATGTAAAGAAGGCATCGACACACTACAATACGTCGAAAAACATCAACGCGAATGGGAGCAGCACGACGTTGCACGGTTTCTAATCAACGAGGAGCTACAAAAGTTAGCCGCGTATCTCGAAAAAGTTTTTTTAAAGTACGAAGGTAGAATTCGTACCCACGGCGATCATCAGCAAGAGATTGAGGAAGCGGAAGATGTGCTGACACTCGCCGACGTACTGGACACGATCGAAAGCCGCCAGTTACTCCTACGCGTATTGCCGGTCGTCGTGCATCTCGAAGATTATTGGCAACAACTCGAACGGTTGGACCGTACGATCGAATATTACGTGCGTTCACAACAGGAAGAGTTGTCACAGCCTAAGGCCTAG